One genomic region from Enterobacter hormaechei ATCC 49162 encodes:
- the dsdA gene encoding D-serine ammonia-lyase — protein MKTTDLTSLIDRFPLLADLIALKETTWRNPRTTTLAEGLPYVGLTRADVDDAHARLQRFAPYLAKAFPETAASNGLIESELVAIPAMKTRLEQESGATIHGTLLLKKDSHLPISGSIKARGGIYEVLAHAEKLALEAGLLRLEDDYSILLEPRFKTFFSQYSIAVGSTGNLGLSIGIMSARIGFKVTVHMSADAREWKKAKLRSHGVIVVEYEQDYGVAVEQGRKAAESDPNCFFIDDENSRTLFLGYAVAGERLKAQFAEQGRVVDADHPLHVYLPCGVGGGPGGVAFGLKLAFGDNVHCFFAEPTHSPCMLLGVYTGLHDEIAVQDLGIDNVTAADGLAVGRASGFVGRAMERLLDGFYTLSDQSMYDLLGWLAQEEGIRLEPSALAGMAGPLRVQADANTTHLVWATGGGMVPEDEMAKYLAKGNA, from the coding sequence ATGAAAACGACTGACCTTACCAGCCTCATCGACCGGTTTCCGCTGCTGGCGGATTTGATCGCCCTGAAAGAGACCACCTGGCGTAACCCACGTACCACCACGCTTGCCGAAGGATTGCCGTACGTTGGATTGACCCGCGCCGACGTGGACGACGCCCACGCGCGTCTGCAACGTTTTGCACCTTACCTGGCGAAAGCGTTTCCGGAAACGGCGGCCAGCAACGGGCTTATCGAATCTGAGCTGGTCGCGATCCCGGCGATGAAAACGCGTCTGGAGCAGGAGTCTGGCGCGACGATCCACGGCACGCTGCTGCTGAAAAAAGACAGCCATCTGCCGATTTCCGGCTCCATTAAAGCGCGCGGCGGTATTTATGAGGTGCTGGCCCATGCGGAAAAACTGGCGCTGGAAGCCGGGTTGCTGCGCCTCGAAGACGATTACAGCATTCTGCTGGAGCCACGCTTTAAAACCTTCTTCAGCCAGTACAGCATTGCCGTTGGCTCAACCGGCAATCTGGGGTTGTCCATCGGCATCATGAGCGCGCGCATCGGCTTTAAGGTCACGGTGCATATGTCTGCCGACGCCCGCGAATGGAAAAAAGCCAAACTGCGCAGCCACGGCGTGATCGTGGTGGAATATGAGCAGGATTACGGCGTGGCGGTGGAGCAAGGGCGCAAAGCGGCGGAAAGCGATCCGAACTGCTTTTTTATTGATGATGAGAACTCACGCACGCTGTTCCTGGGCTATGCGGTGGCAGGTGAACGCCTGAAAGCGCAGTTTGCCGAACAGGGCCGCGTGGTGGATGCCGATCATCCGCTGCATGTCTATCTGCCATGCGGCGTCGGCGGTGGCCCCGGCGGCGTGGCGTTTGGCCTGAAGCTGGCCTTTGGCGATAACGTCCACTGCTTCTTCGCGGAGCCAACGCACTCGCCGTGCATGCTGCTGGGCGTTTACACCGGGCTGCACGATGAAATTGCCGTGCAGGATCTGGGCATTGATAACGTGACGGCGGCAGACGGGCTGGCGGTAGGCCGCGCGTCCGGCTTCGTGGGCCGCGCGATGGAGCGTCTGCTTGACGGGTTCTATACCCTCTCGGATCAGAGCATGTACGACCTGCTCGGCTGGCTGGCGCAGGAGGAGGGGATTCGCCTGGAGCCGTCGGCGCTGGCGGGGATGGCCGGGCCGCTGCGCGTGCAGGCGGATGCCAACACCACGCACCTGGTCTGGGCGACCGGCGGCGGCATGGTGCCGGAAGACGAGATGGCGAAGTACCTGGCGAAGGGAAACGCCTGA
- a CDS encoding anaerobic sulfatase maturase — translation MTGCQVMAKPAGSRCNLDCRYCFYIAKPQQPMMDDVTLDAFIQQHIDAQPGPEVQFAWQGGEPTLCGLDFFRRVVALQTRHARGKRIVNAFQTNGIVLNDAWCTFLSEHDWLVGISLDGPAELHDAYRVSRSGGPTHHKVIAAIDKLRAHQVSFNLLTVINRQNSGQPERLYRYLRDLGTPYVQFIPLVEHGNPESVSDVQWSHFLKTVFDIWVREDIGRVFVQLFDSTLGVWRGYPSQMCALAGRCGHAFALEANGDLYQCDHYVFPQYRLGNIHQTPLATLNDSDAARAFGEDKQRTLAAECQRCQVIGLCNGDCPRHRLNGKSVLCAGYRDFFFHSAPYMRAMRDLIRHQRSPAELMKQLRQSG, via the coding sequence ATGACAGGATGTCAGGTCATGGCCAAACCAGCGGGTTCACGCTGCAATCTGGATTGTCGTTACTGTTTTTATATCGCTAAACCTCAGCAGCCGATGATGGATGACGTCACGCTGGACGCATTTATTCAGCAGCACATTGATGCGCAGCCGGGGCCGGAGGTGCAGTTTGCCTGGCAGGGCGGAGAACCCACGCTCTGTGGGCTGGATTTTTTTCGTCGCGTGGTGGCGTTGCAGACACGGCACGCTCGCGGAAAACGGATCGTTAATGCTTTTCAGACCAACGGGATCGTGCTTAACGACGCCTGGTGTACGTTCCTGAGCGAGCACGACTGGCTGGTCGGTATTTCGCTGGATGGCCCTGCGGAGTTGCATGACGCTTACCGTGTGAGCCGCAGCGGCGGCCCTACTCACCATAAAGTCATCGCGGCGATAGACAAACTTCGCGCGCATCAGGTGTCGTTTAACCTGCTGACGGTCATTAACCGACAGAACAGTGGCCAGCCGGAGCGGCTTTACCGCTATCTTCGCGACCTCGGCACCCCCTATGTGCAGTTTATCCCGCTGGTGGAGCACGGTAATCCTGAGTCAGTCAGCGACGTGCAGTGGAGCCACTTTCTGAAGACCGTTTTCGATATCTGGGTGCGAGAAGATATTGGCCGCGTGTTTGTGCAGCTGTTTGACTCCACGCTCGGCGTCTGGCGCGGCTATCCATCGCAAATGTGCGCGCTGGCCGGGCGTTGCGGACATGCTTTTGCGCTGGAGGCGAACGGCGATCTGTACCAGTGCGATCATTACGTCTTTCCGCAGTACCGGCTGGGAAATATTCACCAGACGCCCCTGGCGACGCTCAACGACAGCGATGCGGCGCGCGCGTTTGGCGAAGATAAACAGCGTACGCTGGCAGCGGAGTGCCAGCGCTGTCAGGTTATCGGCCTGTGCAATGGCGACTGCCCCCGCCATCGCCTGAACGGTAAAAGCGTGCTGTGCGCGGGCTACCGTGATTTCTTTTTTCACAGCGCGCCGTACATGCGGGCCATGCGCGACCTCATCAGGCATCAACGTTCGCCTGCTGAACTGATGAAACAGCTGCGACAGAGCGGCTGA
- a CDS encoding DUF202 domain-containing protein has product MPDSRKARREADPGLQPERTSLAWLRTLLGYGALMVLAVRHNWQQAGPLFWAALGILAAVALLLWYYTRSRTRMDVSHYDFSASRTLRSKFLISLAVFSLALLFAAGHVHHLISLIRDIA; this is encoded by the coding sequence ATGCCGGATAGCCGCAAAGCGCGGCGGGAAGCGGACCCCGGCCTTCAGCCGGAGCGAACCTCGCTGGCCTGGCTGCGCACGCTGCTGGGTTATGGTGCGCTGATGGTGCTGGCAGTCAGGCATAACTGGCAGCAGGCAGGCCCGCTGTTTTGGGCCGCACTCGGCATTCTCGCGGCAGTGGCGCTGCTCCTGTGGTATTACACCCGCAGCCGTACGCGGATGGACGTCTCGCACTATGATTTTTCTGCCTCCCGCACGTTGAGATCTAAATTTTTGATCTCCCTCGCAGTGTTTTCTCTGGCTTTACTGTTTGCTGCTGGTCATGTTCATCACCTCATTAGCTTAATAAGGGATATTGCATGA
- a CDS encoding YidH family protein has product MNISRLGEAPDYRFSLANERTFLAWIRTALGFLAAGVGLDQLAPDFATPLIREVLALLLCLIAGVLAIYGYLRWLKNEKAMRLKQDLPYTRGLLIISTILLMVAGVVMLLVLYAG; this is encoded by the coding sequence ATGAACATTTCCCGTCTCGGTGAAGCGCCGGACTACCGCTTCTCACTGGCTAACGAACGCACGTTCTTGGCGTGGATCCGCACCGCCCTGGGCTTTCTGGCCGCAGGCGTCGGCCTTGATCAGCTCGCCCCCGATTTTGCCACCCCGTTGATTCGCGAAGTGCTGGCCCTGCTGCTGTGCCTGATTGCTGGCGTGCTGGCGATCTACGGCTATCTGCGCTGGCTGAAAAATGAAAAGGCGATGCGTCTGAAGCAGGATCTCCCCTACACGCGCGGCTTGCTCATTATCAGTACCATTTTGCTGATGGTTGCGGGCGTAGTGATGTTACTGGTGTTGTATGCCGGATAG
- a CDS encoding 6-phospho-alpha-glucosidase produces the protein MKKFSVVIAGGGSTFTPGIVLMLLANRDRFPLRALKFYDNDGARQEIIAEACKIILKEQAPEIEFSYTTDPKAAFTDVDFVMAHIRVGKYPMREKDEKIPLRHGVLGQETCGPGGISYGMRSIGGVLELVDYMEQYSPNAWMLNYSNPAAIVAEATRRLRPNAKILNICDMPIGIEGRMAQIVGLKDRKEMRVRYYGLNHFGWWTSIEDLNGNDLMPKLREYVAKNGYVPPSEDAHTEASWNDTFAKAKDVQALDPDTMPNTYLKYYLFPDYVVAHSNPERTRANEVMDHREKHVFSSCRAIIEAGHSSAGELEIDEHASYIVDLATAIAFNTQERMLLIVPNNGAIHNFDADAMVEIPCLVGHNGPEPLTVGDIPHFQKGLMSQQVAVEKLVVDAWEQRSYQKLWQAITLSKTVPSASVAKAILDDLIEANKDYWPELH, from the coding sequence ATGAAAAAATTCTCAGTTGTTATTGCAGGCGGCGGCAGTACATTCACGCCTGGTATCGTCCTGATGCTGTTAGCCAACCGTGACCGTTTCCCGCTGCGTGCGCTGAAGTTCTATGACAATGACGGAGCACGTCAGGAGATCATCGCCGAGGCGTGCAAAATCATCCTTAAGGAGCAGGCGCCGGAGATTGAATTTAGTTACACCACCGATCCGAAAGCGGCCTTTACCGATGTGGATTTCGTGATGGCGCATATTCGCGTTGGCAAATACCCCATGCGTGAAAAAGATGAAAAAATCCCGCTGCGCCACGGCGTGCTGGGCCAGGAAACGTGCGGGCCGGGCGGCATCTCCTACGGCATGCGCTCCATCGGCGGCGTGCTGGAGTTGGTGGATTACATGGAGCAGTACTCCCCGAACGCGTGGATGCTGAACTACTCCAACCCGGCGGCGATTGTCGCGGAAGCCACGCGCCGCCTGCGTCCGAACGCGAAAATTCTCAACATCTGCGACATGCCGATCGGCATTGAAGGGCGTATGGCGCAAATCGTCGGCCTGAAAGACCGTAAAGAGATGCGCGTGCGCTACTACGGTCTGAACCACTTCGGCTGGTGGACGTCGATTGAAGATCTGAACGGCAACGATCTGATGCCGAAACTGCGCGAATACGTGGCGAAAAACGGCTATGTTCCGCCTTCGGAAGATGCGCATACTGAAGCTAGCTGGAACGATACCTTCGCCAAGGCCAAAGACGTACAGGCGCTGGATCCGGACACCATGCCGAACACCTACCTGAAGTATTACCTGTTCCCGGACTATGTGGTCGCGCATTCTAATCCGGAACGGACCCGCGCCAATGAGGTGATGGATCACCGTGAGAAGCATGTATTCAGTTCATGCCGGGCGATTATCGAAGCCGGTCACTCTTCTGCCGGTGAACTGGAAATCGACGAACATGCGTCGTACATCGTCGATCTGGCGACCGCGATTGCCTTTAACACCCAGGAACGCATGCTGCTGATTGTGCCTAACAATGGGGCTATCCATAACTTTGACGCCGACGCGATGGTAGAAATTCCGTGTCTGGTCGGCCACAACGGACCGGAGCCGCTGACCGTGGGTGATATTCCGCACTTCCAGAAAGGGCTGATGAGCCAGCAGGTGGCGGTGGAAAAACTGGTGGTGGACGCCTGGGAGCAGCGCTCGTATCAGAAACTCTGGCAGGCGATTACCCTGTCGAAAACCGTACCGAGCGCATCGGTGGCGAAGGCGATTCTGGACGATCTGATTGAAGCTAATAAGGATTACTGGCCAGAGCTGCACTAA